Within the Tachysurus fulvidraco isolate hzauxx_2018 chromosome 3, HZAU_PFXX_2.0, whole genome shotgun sequence genome, the region TTgttcattgcaaaaaaaaagtatattgaTATATCTATCTTTTTTTCAAACAGCTCTATTTAATATAGTGAACctttaaaacttaaataaaaaagattccatCTGGGAAAAACCTTCATCAGCTGCTGCAAGATATCGTGTCATTTTGGGTGGTATTTTAAGATGTGGTTAAGGTTTATAGTACATGGTTAGATCGTTTGATAGAGAAACTCAGTACAGTGCTTCCTTTGTGTGCATTCCTCAAGATGTAATGCAGGAAGGCTAATATTCTTGGTAAAAACTGCATCGTGTTGTggggaagaaataaaaatgctgacTTTCAAAAATAAGTCAGAATTTCGAATTTCTAAaacaatgaatgaattttttattGGAGCATTAGAGAtgtgtgtgaataataataataaatatatacagtacaaaagaAATCACTTTTGCACATAAAAGCAATTCCTGTATCATTTTCTATCTCTTAttgtataatttgtataattgtataattttttttataatttgtataattgttttttttattattagatattatgAGTTCGATCCTTTTATAGTTGCATTTAATGGGGAGGATTTATGAACCTGAATACAAAAGAATTTCTTAAATCGTGAACATGAATTGTGGAAATCCAAACGGGCCTCGAATCTGTCCGATAGGATCTGTATATTTGGGGAGTTGATGTTAACAAatgatgttaaataataaataaatgatgtaaaagtaaacaaatttataaATTTACTTTTACAGAAATCCGTCGATCAACAGAAAtgacatgataaaaaaaacaattggacaaataataactgaataaaaaatcAGTTCCGGTTCAGTATGAGTTATAAAAACACTTAGACATGACTTTACAAAAAAAGATCGACACATGTGGTCCTGATCAGATGTGCCTGAATTCTGCAAAatcagaaatgaacacaaaatcaagcaaattccacaaaattctacaaaaaaacaaaaaacaaaaaaatacacagatttcCTGCAGATTCAGACCAAAActtgtcatgtgatgtcatcacacCATGCATTCACCCGAAGCCCAGTTCGATGAACATGCACTAAACACCGGTGTGTCTATTACACAGAGTAATGACATATCTGTCGTAACTGGTtgtagtttaaaagaagaatcattTACTTGAAATTTTGACAATTTAAGCAAAAATTAAAAGctttgtgtgttatatatataacaggGACTTGACCCCTTACTTCCTTTAAAGGGGAATTGTAATATAAAGCATACaaagatattaaatacaataaacctATTACAACTGGTGGATCCGGCGCGCAAGGTGATTTGTTCCGGCCCGTCATGTACCCTTGTGTCTCTATAATAAATGTAGTTCAGTGAAACACCAAACCCTACAGGTATGACTTGATACGTGAGCCACGATGACTGACAGGACAGATGAGAACTTTTCTTAGTATCGATTTCTCCGTTCATTTCTTCCTTCGGTTAATTCAGTGTAACGACATTAACTCTACTCTACTTACACGTGCGAATCTTCATTCTAAAGCGACTAATCACACgtgcaccagtgtgtgtgtgactgcactGACAACATACACACCTGATCACATCACTGCTACTGTATAACATGTCATTTCTCTCATTAGAAAAGCAGCCTGAATGTTTGCTCATTATTAAGATGGTTGTTGTAGTTTAAAgaatcatacaaaaaaaatattctgacaaaaatacttttttattatgtgCACTGAAGTCTCAGTGATGGCATCTTACAATGCGCTGATGTTGTTGTAATGCAGTTTCTAAATATGACACGAACATGTAGGGGAAAAGCTATCTCGAGTGTCTTATAGTGCAAGAACACAACATATAGGCTCCTGTCCTTGTGTCATCACTCATATAGCCAGATCTCTCCGGCTCCTCGATCGCTATACAAGTGCCTGTGCAGAGTTAGGGACCAATTCCTGCTTCTGCACTCTGCACAGAGTTTCTACCCTAATGTGAAGAGGTGGCTTGACGTTTTATATCTATATCATTTTCTTTACAAGTACGCAGTTTAACGATGCACGTTCGTCAGGCGTGTCTTGTTTTTTATCATTGCCTTCTCAGAAACTCCTACTGTGAGTCGAGTATTTCGTGTAATCCTCCTTAAAAGATTTCATTTTGACTTGCAGAAGTGCTTCAGGTGCAGCCCCAGTTTTACAGTAGCTACTATTCTGGAATGGAATCTGGCCAAAATCTGACATAGATCTGATCTTACATTATATTATCAGATAACTATTGTTGTCAATCGTCAATACAGAATAGATACCGAGTAACACAGAGAGAATACAGTACATCTATttcaaaactaaacaaatagaaataatattcCATTAATCATGAAGTTGTGGTGCtgtaggttttatttatttatttattttacttcatgtACCATACTCATGTACCATACTCATGTACCATACTCGTGTACCATACAACTCCATAATATTTAAATGCTGCTCTTTTCTCTTCAGCGCACTATATGACTACTCTGGATATTACGAAACTGACACCACTGAAGGAGAACCGTGTACATTCAGCTCCCATGCAAGTCATTTTGTCCCGGTTCTCTACTCGCTGTACTTCGTGGTCGGCTTCCTGGGCAACATGCTGGTGTTGTGGGTGATCCTGAGAGGAGCTCAGATAAAAAGCATGACTGATGTGTCTCTCCTGAACCTGGCCATCGCTGACCTTCTTCTCATCTTCACTCTCCCCTTCCTGGCTCACTACGCCAGAGATACCTGGGTCTTTGGTAATGCCATGTGCGTGATGGTCCTCAGTCTTTACTACATCGGATTTTACGCAGGAATTTTCTTCATCGTGTTGATGAGCGTCGACAGATACTTGGCGATCGTCCATGCTGTGTTTGCCTTGAGAATCCGCACAAAGGCTTATGGGATTTTAGGTAGCGTGATCATCTGGATTGCAGCTATTGCAGCCTCATTTCCTGAGCTAGTGTACCTTGCAACTGGAAGGAATGAAACCAAAACTTGCTCCGCTTACCAAAACGATGTTGATAAGTTTAAGAGAAGTTTGGCTTtgattaaaatgaacattttgggTCTGCTAATTCCACTGGTTATTGTGGGATTTTGCTACTCGATGGTGCTCCGCAGGCTTCTGTTGCTGCGTACGTCCAAGAAACTGGCCGTACGTCTTGTTGCGGTGGTCATGCTGGTCTTCTTCTGCTGTTGGATACCGTACAACATCGCAGCCTTTATTAAAGCACTGGAACTGCGGGAAATCCTGATTTCAGAATGTGAGCTCAGCAAACGCATCCATCTGACGCTGCAAGTCACCGAAGCCATAGCGTACTCACACAGCTGCCTCAATCCGTTCCTCTATGTGTTCGTGGGGGAAAAGTTCAGGAGGCAACTCGGGAGACTCCTCCGCCAGACACCATGCTTCCATGTGCAGTGCATGAAGAGCTACATGACCCGCGCCGCATCCTCCGTGTATTCACAGACCACAAGTGTAGACGAACGCTCGGTCGGTGTCTGAATGTTCGGCCGGTTAAAGACCTGTACATTTTTTACTGTACAAACTTGCAATGCTTTGCATATTCAGACTTGAGAGTCAGGGTAATTAGACATAATCCCACAGCTATTGCAGAAGTGACACAAGCGTTAGGTGGAGTTTTAACCTTTAATTTAAACCCATTTTTTTACAGGATCGAggatgtattaaatataaatattaaagtattatATCTAGCGCCACTGTCTgacaactatatatatatatatatatataacaataacatAATTATGATGAAACTGAAAAAATGAATGACTACCAGGTGTCTTTATTCCTCACAGATGACACAGACAGATCTTATACATGACAGCATATTGTACGGATAAAATTATGATCCACCCCTAAAGTGAGCTGTAAGTGTAGATGAACGTACTGTATAGCAGCTTATCGGGTCTACTGAAAATTTGAAAACATCATGATGAATGTGGGGGACGATGTGGGGGATGGGGACGAATTTGAGAGAATCTTTTTCTGCCGTGTTAGTACAGTAGGTCCTGGTGCATGATGGGAGTTGCAGGCTAGACCTGACACTGAAGGTGTACGACATTAAACGGTCAGTTGCTAACATAAAAAATACTAGAGGCCATATTTActattactatattaattctctatatttctccttacgtttaccttctgttctatgtttatgttcctgtaaagctgctttgagacaatgtctattgtaaaaagcgccatacaaataaacttgaattgaatattcgTTCCCTTCGATGACTGTATAAAATGATTCGAATTTTagacgatttttttttaatagctagCTAATAAACGTAGCTGTAGTAAACATGTGGGTGGGGACACGGATTGCACAGTCTAGTGTGGAAAAACCTGGGCATTAATTGGGTGTGAGGTGTATTTGTACAGGTTCAGATATCTTTAACGTTctgtttttaaaagttttttaataGTCGTGCGAATTGTCAGGTTCTTCGGTGTCAGAATGTcgtatgtgtttttgtgccagcttttatttttttgttgaattAGTGTGAAATTCTATGTATATATCAAAAATATCTATTAAACAGCACAAAACAAACTGGGAcactgttttattgtattttgtgcatctctgaaaatgttaaatatcaATGCAGTAATAATTTTATACGATACTACTGTATTAAGATGTTTAAGTTGCTTCATACAGCAATTTTgcaattttacaatttttaaattacacatcatacttatacacacacacacacacacacacacacacacacacacacatatatatatatagatatatatatatatatatatatatatatatatatatatatatatatagatatatgtagatagatatagatatagataaagTTCTATTTCCTGGACAAGTTTCTGTTACCATTTTAGTTATAATAATTATGGACAGTTATTTCCTACACGAAACTACAGGAAGTCCGCTGAAGCAGAACACAAAACACTAACACCGGAGAGTCCTTACAtaaatgtttagaaaaaaactcaaacttaatttttgttaaaaacaaacatgttattAGATTATATGAGCATCCAAAATGCCAGACAGTGACTGGTTATGCAGTTATGAGAGAAAAGATGTCTTTATTACAAAACAAGGATTATATATGAAAAATTCTAGAACATGAAAATGTAATtgttgattaaaataaataaataaataaataaataaataaataaataaataaataaaaatcacttttttttacctGTACCCGTAAAAATGAGGCTCGATGTCTTTACATCGGTCAGGATTATTGATTCTTTTagtaaataaagctttttttatatttatattaatatttttatttgaatctaAAATCGATGTCGAACATTTGAACTCTGTGGCGATATGAAAGactaaacactaaaataaaacagcagacaaaataaaattctcCTCGTAGAAAAGACAATTCATCGCAGAAGAAAGGACGTGGGATGTGAAATACAATTCGCAGTaggtagtgttttatttttgcttctcGACAAttctcgtgttttttttttctctccttattTTCATTGTCAGCAATTTTGGCAAATGTACTTATCAAATGTTTACGAAAATTCATTTGCATTCATAAATTTATATATCTCCTGCTTACAAGCGAtttatgtcattaaaaaaagagaaaaagaaatgattaacTATCAAACTTCAGCGTAGATTTCAGGAAATGACACAATCTGATTTAAAACCTTTAAGTTGTTTTTGATATATTATGAAATTAGCTTCACGTAGACtcgtgtgaaaaaaaaaaaaagcagatggaaagaaatgaaagacgAATAATCTACTTATGATTGTTTCAATGTTATTTCTTTTCAAACCTCAAAACTAGTATCAGGTTTGGAGGTGTGAAAACTGGGTCAGACCGCAGCCCCTATACCCCAACACTACCGGAGCAGGATGGTGCGTACTTCAAATGAAACTTTCTCATACACTGCTAgctaaaaaacactaaaaacacaaTTGCACAATAAACCCATAATCAAGAcacttatttcttttctttttttattttaacaggaATTCTGACGACCGATTTAATCATTTCATTACCAGGCAAACGTTagagagtatttttttttctaacctttttttttcagcttacTCATACGGTAGGTCTCAGTCTGACTCTGAAGACAAATgaactaaaatataaattataaatttaacGTGTATTAAAATTCCAAAAGTGCACGATAAAACtcgcattttattttattttaagatttgcTCTTGCGtgctttaatctttatttaaatgaaaaaaaaaacagaaaaaaagcataCTTTTAATTTGTACTCATTTCCGGATGTGCCGTTACATCTGcagggtgatttttttttctttcctttcctttttttctctctcatgtgGTTTCTTCTTTACTTAACAGCATGATTCATCATGTGCACATATGAAATTGCAGCTTTTTCTTTGCAGGGAAACATTTTTCACTTAGAATAGCACTTGAGGCAGTTGCCAGGTTTTattgtgtagagatgtagaaTACTGAATGATAAAGATATATGTGAtaagagcaggaaaaaaaaaaacagtaacatgCTAGTTAGCCAATTCAAAAATAACAATTTTGAACAATTTTTAGAATGTATTTATCTTTATATGTACAATAAAAGTGGCAAGGAAACGAAATGCCTCAAACAGGAAATCAGCAGCAGTTTGACTATAATTTTACTATTTGTGCAGAGTTCATAtcagcttcctgtgtgcaggtTGGTTTTCTTGGGGTTTGCAGGTTTCTCTACCATCAGTAAAACATGCTACCAAACCTCGTCTGTATTAAATGACCTGCTTATAACTGTGCAAACCAACAccatatgtgtctgtatataagtatatatgcGATCTATAATATAAAAGTCATTTACAAAAGTCGTGTTCCTGTTTGTTTGAACATTGTCACTGCCTCATACATCATGTGAAACTTGACATATGTGAACTCTGCATTTTTCACTTTCACACCAAACATGCAGGAACATACAGAGGAGCTGAACATGCAGTTTACGTCAAAGGTATTTTTCTGTCAAAGATGCAACAATCTCGGTGATTGGGTAAATACATTATATGGTTGCATAAAAGACATATTACAGTACATCAGTGTGTTGGAAGACGTTTCTGGAGATtttaagtaatatatatatatatactcactcacccactttatctgaacttctcgggtcacggggagcctgtgcctatctcaggtgtggacggagtgccaacccatcacaaggcacacacacactctcattcactcacacacacacacacacactacggacaattttccagagatgccaatcaacctaccatgcatgtctttggactgggggaggaaaccggagtacccggaggaaacccccgaggcacggggagaacatgcaaattccccccatatttatgtatatgtataataatataatattgtacagtatatgttgctCTGTGCCCGAGCATGTTATTGTTCCTGCAACGCTTTCTAATCTTTTTTGGTGCTTTTAAGATAGTCATGTGTCTCTAACATGACATTTTAGCACTACAATATGGGGTTAAATCTGCATAAGCAGAGCAGGGTTTGATAATCCCACGTAACCGGTGATAGCGAGCGGCGACCACTCCGGATCCAAAATGGTGTTTGGTCGGTGCTgatttgtgtgtattgtcatgttttgtgttgtttgtccGCACTGTCTTTTACTTTGTTTGAAGCAAGTTGCACACACAGCgtttatgtacagtagctaggacaacttactttcagTCCTTAGCACTGCTTTGTTCTTTGTagatcatttgtaatgttgctcccatataaaacagttcagcacaagcccagacatgtgtgacacttgacagccctgtttTACTTTGTTAAGTGCAGTGTGAAAAGAGACCCACCGCTGTGACATGAGGACCAGCGCATTCACCGGCTACTAATAAAGGAAATGACGGAGGAGACTTCTGAAGCAAGCGAATCAGAATCGAACGATCTGAATAACCCACACTCGCTTacttcatcacacacatctcacatactgtattacaCCAAATCGTGTCATTGTTAGGCCGAGCCACATTGCATAGTTTTTATTCTCTATTAAAATTGAGGGAAATTCAGTGAATCACTTGAAAAAACGTGTGTGATCATAACGCATTACCAAACATTTTCTCGAGAAGTCAGTTATGTTGAAACGTAACCGCAAGCCGAGCAGGGAAGTATGAAGCATTAGCTGCTagctgtgaaaaagaaaaagttaatTCAAGCACCGATTCGAGCTGATTTCTGATTTCTCACTTCTTTCTTTTCAAACAGTCTTGTACCACATTTGGCTAATATACAGTGGcagcatatttatttttgtgtttctaTCTGCATTCATCTTATAACTTTACGATTACTTTGGTCACGGCTAAGACTAAAAAACAGACTCTGTTGTTCAGCAGTTTACTGACTCATTTATCAAATTCTACAGAAAACTGTGGCTCACAACAAACAGGTGTCTAATCCTGTCAGAGGTGCTTTACCTAGCAGAATGGATTATGACCTTATATAAGACCTGTTATGAGTATGAACATATCACTGCATCATTTATATAATAGCAGAATATTTTATAAAGTACATGAGCTTGTAATGACTTCTAGACATaattttctgtttctatttttttatgaggggggcacggtggtttagtggtgtATCCttagtccagggtgtatcctgcctcgatgcccgatgacgccgcTCCTGACATcttcatacagtaccatagctcctctctcATCACCCTGTCatgtgtgctgtaggtcagacagaggagttcaaggtggaggtgaggctacatcaaggatcggCTTCGAGTCGCATCTTGTTTGCTGTGGTGATggacagattgacagacaggaatctctgtggacaatgatgtttgtagatgacattgtgatctgtagggagagtagggagcaggtggaggaacacactgtctcaggcatcatcgggcatcgaggcaggatacaccctggacggagtgccaacccatcacagggcacacacacactctcattcactcacacactcacacactacggacaattttccagagatgccaatcaacctaccatgcatgtctttgggccggggaaggaaaccggagtacccggaggaaacccccgaggcacggggagaacatgcaaactccacacacacaaggtggaggtgggaatcgaaccccagaccctggaggtgtgaggcgaacgtactaaccattTCTATATacctttaacatttatatttactatttggctttattttttaaatattaatgtatatttaaaatatgatctAAAGCTGAAAACTATTATATAACCTGTCAGCGTAtccaaatgttaaaaaaaagggagaaaaacagGTTAGCGTTAGCTAATTACAAACAAGTATAGACTTTGGTTTTACAGTAACATCGTTCTCCAAAgtgcttatttcttttataccaAGTGACTTTTATATGGTATACTGTAGGTCACAGGACGTGAAGGACCACTAACCTTCAGGAGCAGTGAATAATCCAATAACTGACATACCAAACCCATTTGAGAATTTTAGCCGTGTTGTGAATTAAATTTAACGAAATCTTATATTAGACAAATCACACTCGTCAGCTTGACTGGTATGTACTTTCCTTTTTATTCACTGCTTGAGTAACTCAGTTTTATCTCTTCTCATGAAAAACAAATTGATTCAGATCTTGTTAGCAACCGTTTTTCTCCAGAAGGCAGAAAGCTAAAAAAACCACAACTTCAGAGCTGATGCATTAGAAACACATTACTGTATCTGTTAGCTGGGCAAACTAATGATGTGCCAAACGTCATGCATGTCTCCATACTCGTCACATAAAGCAGAAGTATGCGAACCAGAAACCTCATACAGCAGCATCACTTTCAGCTTTGGTGTTGACTGATAAAGAATTTTCCAAGTTTGTAAGTATTTTGGCAGCAATTTTATTTAGTCTCATCATTTGAGTTATTTACTATCTGTGATGTTAATGTCGATTGCTGTGCATTGTTGATTTTGTTGATTgcttttgatttcattttttgctACATCTTCATTGCTAAGGCTTTCACACTTCTTTGTTTAACCACAAATGCAATTTATCGGCTTGTTTATTAAGCTGACGTTTAgcgaatggtgcaaaaaaaatctgtggtgAACAAAACAAGTGTGTTTCACATAgctgaatgattttatttatttatttatttatttttttctctattttgaaCTACAGTATGACTAATTGGAGTTTCATACTGAAAGCCAATGATGTCCAACAACACCAGTTATATTTGGGATGCCACGACACTCAGGTAAGAACTTATTCGGATTTTTTGACCAGTTCGATTGCATGACTTcacccctctttttttttaatatcgtttattgttttatttgatgtactgtatttctCCATTAGCCCTTCATACCGCAGCACATTTATTTGCGAAGGATAAACAATTACTAAAGGATTTTTGGATGATAGTTTTTACTTAAGAGAGAAATTTACAGGTGGATGTGACGATATTGCTCTGATTATGTAACAGTACATTTCATGAAGTGTTGAGAAAAAAAGGTTTGCACATATGTTACATTGGGGAAGTGGATTTACTACATTTTCTTGTAAAtgagtgcaaaagaaaaaaaacagttcttgCTCTAAAGTAGTTATTCTGTTTGCatttattatattgtgtgtacCTTATACAACTGTCTCAAATAATAGATATTAAGGTTAAAAAAGAGTTTACATGAGCAGCACTAATAAATCTACCTAGAATGATCATCAAAACTCTTATTCCTCTTAGTAAAAAtgaatcatatttatttattatttattataagcatATAGGCCTTTGGTACATTCTCTTGCATTGCTTTATTAGAGTTTCATTAAATGAAGGAAGAGAAACGGTGaacttcacttcctgtgtttatCAGCTTTATGAATCTGAAGACCACACACCAAAGTGATGAAACGGATGtggtgaataaaatattttttttagatttattcaaGATTAGATTAGCTGATAAGAGACTCTCCAATAATCTGTTATTATTTATgagacttttttctttaaaacatttaatttcaggtttatatatctttaaaataatgtcatttttgtcatagttaatttttttaattttaatttttatttttttagcaagGAAACAAGGTATAAAAggtattatttaataaagaaacttCAAATTCTGTGTCATATTCAGAAGTTGGTGACTTAAATCGATACTTTCAAATTAGGACAAtttgaatgataaaaaaaaaaaagaaatttgaatAAGTTCTTACGAGAGTATTTATGTGTGGAACCTTTTTCATATTCAGAGTCATTTTGAACTGTTCAGTTGTTCATTCAGATTATGGACCTTTTTCTTGAGTAGAAGCATcgattcaattaaattcaatttatttttatagtgcttttaacaattccctttgtctcagagcagctttacagaagaatggaaagagatagagagaagagagagagagagagagagagagagagagagagagagagagagagagagagagagaaataaataaataaataaataaatatataataatgaagTAAGAAGAGACAATCAGGCTAGGAACTCGGAACACTGGGAGCTTGGGAGTGGCATATGTAGCTTGaccgggagagagagagagagagagagagagagagagagagagagagagagagagagagagagagagagagagaggagaaaaattgttaggtatgattgtaacCATGTGATGGACAATATACATTATATGcgaagtgcagacagggactccatGAAAActagctatgacatcataactaaaaggctagagccagaaggtgacacagacatgagggcttcctgggatgtaaagcatcccaccactccacagtctgcaaacctgaatgacttgtgatggtggtaagaagacaacatccagacatcccagttcaccaaacactctatgctcATGAACCCttcagatctgctcctttacctaagaa harbors:
- the LOC113662731 gene encoding C-C chemokine receptor type 5-like; protein product: MSNDSSSFWSSTIQSVLKNVVASDENNTSDEGALYDYSGYYETDTTEGEPCTFSSHASHFVPVLYSLYFVVGFLGNMLVLWVILRGAQIKSMTDVSLLNLAIADLLLIFTLPFLAHYARDTWVFGNAMCVMVLSLYYIGFYAGIFFIVLMSVDRYLAIVHAVFALRIRTKAYGILGSVIIWIAAIAASFPELVYLATGRNETKTCSAYQNDVDKFKRSLALIKMNILGLLIPLVIVGFCYSMVLRRLLLLRTSKKLAVRLVAVVMLVFFCCWIPYNIAAFIKALELREILISECELSKRIHLTLQVTEAIAYSHSCLNPFLYVFVGEKFRRQLGRLLRQTPCFHVQCMKSYMTRAASSVYSQTTSVDERSVGV